A window from Gossypium raimondii isolate GPD5lz chromosome 7, ASM2569854v1, whole genome shotgun sequence encodes these proteins:
- the LOC105764005 gene encoding transcription factor MYB3R-1 produces the protein MDGDRTTSTPSVVPSISDGAQRMRAFHGRTSGPTRRSTKGQWTPEEDEILRKAVQQFKGKNWKKIAECFKDRTDVQCLHRWQKVLNPELVKGPWSKEEDELIIELVNKFGPKNWSTIAQHLPGRIGKQCRERWHNHLNPAINKEAWTQEEELALIRAHQVYGNKWAELSKFLPGRTDNAIKNHWNSSVKKKVDSYVASGLLEQFQFPLLTNQSQSMPSSSSRIQRNVDDSGAKSRTEADDISECSQEPTMAGCSQTTSDLANAAVHTREHSHLTEISGVGKEKNSCPAPCSEEYYPSLEDVSFSIPEIPGEAGYSTCGDYQFGLTNLPNPSSLELGPESSGFKNHCIDTSRCHEVMNVALQTSVGLNAPTSFINTVTTSDKQEHMLITDDECCRVLFSETVTDGCFVSEDLTQGYNMVESSSQASDIQKSETGALQSNCPSRSEVLPTSCCQPFVPPLISVEDGTTLIYGRELGQLTGQPFETQEQELTMNVRDGFICTSDDHTYGTDMQERSYLDKDSPKLVPVNTFGSESNAMQTCPIVDDKPNLPAEQDEGGLCYEPPRFPSLDIPFFSCDLISSGSDKQQEYSPLGIRQLMMSSMNCISPFRLSDSPLWDDSPDAKLKSAAKTFTGTPSILKKRHHDLLSPLSERKCGKKLETDMTSNLSKEFSCLDVMLDASGTGNTSQESPSECKTKSGVFIEEKENLCQAVDQEQYNGGDHTEPLDDEGQKKDSNGINSQGDIEKEACVTDAKDKTYANASDKIVQRPPEVLVEHNLNDLLLFSPDHVGLKADRPLLSSSTLTPRNQGLASECFSGNACIIVSSPTPQIKNSESQSISSATLENLADNAGNGAAIENYNMFSETPLKRSIESSSAWKSPWFINSFVPGPRIDTEITIEDIGYLMSPPDRSYDAIGLMKQLSEHTAATYADALEVLGNETPESIVKGRRSNNSKMDKENNQMETQSHLASDILVERRILDFSECGTPGKGTENRKSSTAVSFSSPTSSYLLKGCR, from the exons ATGGATGGTGACAGAACAACATCGACTCCTTCAGTTGTGCCCAGCATCAGCGATGGCGCTCAGAGAATGCGAGCTTTTCATGG AAGAACTAGTGGTCCTACGAGACGTTCTACAAAAGGGCAATGGACCCCTGAGGAG GATGAGATTCTGCGTAAAGCTGTTCAacaatttaaaggaaaaaattggaaaaagatAG CGGAGTGTTTCAAGGATCGGACTGATGTACAGTGCCTACACAGGTGGCAAAAGGTCTTGAATCCAGAACTTGTTAAAGGGCCATGGTCCAAAGAG GAGGATGAACTGATAATTGAGTTGGTGAACAAATTTGGGCCCAAAAATTGGTCAACCATTGCTCAGCACTTACCTGGACGTATTGGAAAGCAGTGCAGAGAAAG GTGGCATAATCATCTCAATCCAGCCATAAATAAAGAGGCATGGACTCAGGAAGAAGAGCTGGCTCTTATTCGTGCTCATCAGGTTTATGGAAACAAATGGGCAGAGCTCTCAAAGTTCTTGCCAGGAAG GACAGACAATGCTATAAAAAATCACTGGAACAGTTCAGTCAAAAAGAAAGTGGACTCTTACGTAGCATCAGGACTTCTAGAACAATTTCAGTTTCCACTTCTTACAAATCAAAGCCAGTCTAtgccttcatcttcttcaaggATACAGAGGAATGTAGATGATAGTGGTGCCAAAAGTAGGACAGAAGCAGATGACATATCAGAATGCAGCCAAGAACCTACTATGGCTGGCTGCTCCCAGACTACAAGTGATTTGGCTAATGCTGCTGTACATACAAGAGAGCATTCGCACTTGACTGAAATATCTGGTGTGGGAAAGGAGAAGAATTCCTGTCCGGCACCTTGTTCAGAAGAGTATTATCCATCTTTGGAAGATGTCAGCTTCTCCATTCCAGAAATACCTGGTGAAGCAGGGTATTCAACATGTGGGGATTACCAGTTTGGTTTAACAAACCTACCTAATCCTTCTTCTCTGGAATTAGGGCCAGAATCATCTGGATTCAAAAATCACTGTATAGATACTAGTAGATGCCATGAAGTGATGAATGTTGCATTACAAACTTCTGTAGGATTAAATGCACCTACATCTTTCATAAATACAGTTACAACTTCTGACAAGCAAGAACATATGCTGATAACGGATGATGAATGTTGTAGGGTCCTATTCTCAGAGACAGTAACTGATGGATGCTTTGTCTCTGAAGATCTTACACAAGGATATAATATGGTTGAATCATCTTCTCAGGCTTCAGACATCCAAAAATCTGAAACTGGAGCGTTGCAATCTAATTGTCCTTCAAGGTCTGAAGTGTTGCCAACCTCATGCTGTCAACCTTTTGTGCCTCCACTTATTTCAGTTGAGGATGGTACCACCCTTATATATGGCAGAGAGCTTGGTCAGTTAACTGGTCAACCTTTTGAAACTCAGGAGCAAGAACTTACTATGAATGTACGTGATGGCTTTATCTGTACTAGTGATGACCATACATATGGTACAGACATGCAAGAGCGATCATACCTTGACAAAGATTCTCCGAAGTTGGTTCCAGTGAACACTTTTGGTTCTGAATCAAATGCAATGCAAACTTGTCCTATTGTGGATGATAAACCAAACTTGCCTGCTGAACAAGATGAAGGAGGTCTATGTTATGAACCTCCTCGCTTTCCAAGCTTAGATATTCCATTTTTCAGCTGTGATCTTATATCAAGTGGCAGCGATAAGCAGCAAGAATATAGTCCCCTTGGTATTCGCCAACTAATGATGTCATCTATGAACTGCATCTCTCCATTTAGATTGTCTGATTCTCCATTATGGGATGATAGTCCTGATGCTAAGCTGAAAAGTGCTGCCAAAACTTTCACTGGTACACCATCCATATTGAAGAAACGCCACCATGACCTATTGTCTCCTTTATCAGAAAGAAAATGTGGCAAAAAGCTGGAAACAGATATGACATCCAATTTGAGCAAAGAATTCTCTTGCTTGGATGTTATGTTGGATGCGAGTGGGACTGGAAACACATCTCAGGAGTCTCCATCTGAATGTAAGACCAAGTCTGGTGTCTtcattgaagaaaaagaaaacctgtGTCAAGCAGTTGATCAGGAACAATACAATGGGGGAGATCACACTGAACCTTTAGATGATGAAGGTCAGAAGAAAGATTCTAATGGAATTAATTCCCAAGGAGACATAGAAAAGGAAGCCTGCGTTACTGATGCCAAGGACAAAACATATGCTAACGCTTCTGACAAAATT GTCCAACGGCCTCCAGAAGTGCTTGTTGAGCACAATTTAAATGATCTACTATTGTTTTCTCCTGACCATGTTGGTCTTAAAGCAGACAGACCATTATTGTCTTCAAGCACACTGACTCCAAGAAATCAGGGTTTGGCTTCTGAATGCTTTTCGGGAAATGCATGCATAATTGTAAGCTCTCCTACTCCGCAAATAAAGAACAGTGAAAGCCAGTCAATTTCATCAGCAACCTTGGAGAATTTGGCTGATAATGCCGGGAATGGTGCTGCTATTGAAAATTACAATAT GTTCAGTGAAACTCCATTAAAAAGAAGTATAGAATCCTCATCAGCATGGAAGTCTCCTTGGTTTATCAACTCTTTTGTTCCAGGCCCAAGGATTGATACAGAAATAACAATTGAG GACATTGGATACCTGATGAGCCCTCCAGATAGAAGCTACGATGCCATCGGGTTGATGAAACAATTAAGTGAGCATACTGCAGCTACTTATGCTGATGCTTTGGAAGTTTTGGGAAATGAAACTCCAGAATCAATTGTGAAGGGAAGACGCTCCAACAATTCTAAAATGGACAAAGAGAATAATCAAATGGAGACTCAATCACATTTGGCTTCAGATATCTTG GTGGAGCGTCGCATCCTTGACTTTAGCGAATGTGGAACGCCTGGAAAGGGTACCGAAAATAGAAAGTCCTCAACTGCCGTGAGTTTCTCAAGCCCTACCTCTTCCTACCTCTTGAAAGGCTGCAGGTAA
- the LOC105764130 gene encoding aspartate aminotransferase, cytoplasmic, with protein sequence MRPEFTSPSSSSSSSADRRLNALVRHLATASMVSQTAVAFSPTSGFHGDSVFSHVVRAPEDPILGVTVAYNKDPSPVKLNLGVGAYRTEEGKPLVLNVVRKAEQMLLNDKSRVKEYLPIVGIAEFNKLSAKLIFGADSPAIRENRVTTVQCLSGTGSLRVGAEFLARHYHQKTIYIPQPTWGNHPKVFTLAGLSVKTYRYYDPTTRGMNFQGLLEDLGSAPSGSIVLLHACAHNPTGVDPTLQQWEQIRQLMRSKALLPFFDSAYQGFASGNLDEDAQSIRMFVADGGECFVAQSYAKNMGLYGERVGALSVVCRAADVASKVESQLKLVIRPMFSNPPIHGASIVATILKDSNMFNEWTIELKAMADRIISMRKQLFDALRARGTPGDWSHIIKQIGMFTFTGLNSKQVEFMTREYHIYMTSDGRISMAGLSSKTVPHLADAIHAAVTRMS encoded by the exons ATGCGCCCCGAATTCACGTCAccgtcttcttcttcatcttcgtCGGCCGATCGTCGGTTAAACGCTCTGGTCCGACACCTCGCAACCGCATCAATGGTGTCTCAAACCGCCGTAGCATTTTCTCCCACCTCCGGGTTTCATGGAGACTCCGTTTTCTCTCACGTCGTTCGCGCCCCTGAAGATCCCATTCTCGGA GTGACTGTTGCATATAACAAAGATCCCAGCCCCGTTAAGTTGAATTTAGGAGTTGGTGCTTATCGAACTGAG GAAGGGAAGCCTCTTGTTCTTAATGTGGTGAGAAAAGCTGAACAAATGTTGTTGAACGATAAATCACGTGTTAAGGAATATCTTCCCATTGTTGGAATAGCagagtttaataaattaagtgctAAACTTATTTTTGGTGCTGACAG CCCTGCTATTCGAGAGAATCGGGTTACTACAGTTCAGTGTTTATCTGGGACGGGTTCATTGAGAGTTGGAGCTGAATTTTTGGCTAGGCATTATCATCAA AAAACTATATACATTCCACAGCCAACATGGGGAAATCACCCCAAGGTTTTTACTTTGGCAGGATTATCTGTGAAAACTTACCGCTATTATGATCCAACAACACGCGGAATGAATTTCCAGG GGTTATTGGAGGACCTTGGCTCTGCCCCTTCTGGATCAATTGTGCTTCTTCATGCATGTGCTCATAATCCCACTGGAGTCGATCCCACCCTTCAGCAGTGGGAGCAAATTAGGCAGTTGATGAGATCGAAGGCATTGTTACCTTTCTTTGATAGTGCTTATCAG GGTTTTGCCAGTGGAAATCTTGATGAAGATGCACAGTCGATTCGTATGTTTGTTGCTGATGGTGGTGAATGCTTTGTAGCTCAGAGTTATGCAAAGAACATGGGCCTCTATGGCGAACGTGTTGGTGCATTGAGTGTT GTCTGCAGGGCAGCCGATGTAGCAAGCAAGGTCGAAAGTCAGCTCAAGCTTGTTATTCGGCCAATGTTTTCAAATCCACCAATTCATGGTGCATCTATTGTGGCAACCATCCTGAAGGACAG CAACATGTTCAATGAATGGACTATTGAGTTGAAGGCAATGGCTGACCGTATCATCAGCATGCGCAAACAACTTTTTGATGCTTTGCGTGCTAGAG GAACACCTGGTGACTGGAGTCATATCATCAAACAAATTGGAATGTTTACCTTCACCGGACTAAATTCAAAGCAAGTGGAATTCATGACCAGAGAATACCATATCTACATGACTTCTGATGG GAGGATTAGCATGGCAGGACTGAGTTCAAAGACAGTCCCTCATCTGGCTGATGCAATTCATGCTGCAGTTACTCGTATGTCATAG
- the LOC105763851 gene encoding aspartate aminotransferase, cytoplasmic isoform X1: MEHLKPMEPTRIHSNGDSLFQDITFAPDIPVYATTAAYNKDPCPNKLHLGIGVYRTEEGKCHTLNVVKQVEQALANDLSADKEYLPITGMPEFNKLSAKLMFGSGSPAIKESRVVTVQCVSGCLSLRVGAEFLAKHYHQHVVYLPEPTYGNHPNLISAAGLTLKTYRYYDPKTLVLDFQGLLEDLGSALTGAIVLFHACGHNPTGVDPTCQQWEQIRQLVRQRGLLPFFDCAYQGLVSGNLDDDAQSIRMFGCDGGECFVAQSYSKNMGLYGERIGSLSIVCKTADVARRVESQLKLIIRPLYSNPPIHGAAIVTAILKDRDLYQKWTNELKAMRDRLVQVRRQLYDSLCNKGTPGDWSHIIKQVGMYSFTGLNKDQVDFLTREYHIYMSSDGRINIGGLSSKAVPYFADAIHDAVISSLPSSTLA, encoded by the exons ATGGAGCATCTAAAGCCTATGGAGCCGACCAGAATCCACTCAAATGGCGATTCTCTGTTTCAGGACATTACCTTTGCTCCGGATATTCCAGTCTACGCG aCAACAGCTGCTTACAACAAGGACCCCTGCCCCAATAAGCTGCATTTGGGTATTGGTGTTTATCGAACAGAG GAGGGAAAATGCCATACATTAAATGTTGTTAAACAAGTGGAGCAGGCACTAGCTAATGATCT GTCTGCTGACAAGGAGTATCTTCCTATAACAGGAATGccggaatttaataaattaagtgctAAGCTAATGTTTGGCTCTGGCAG CCCTGCCATCAAGGAAAGTAGAGTGGTTACTGTCCAATGTGTTTCTGGTTGTCTATCACTGAGGGTTGGAGCTGAATTTTTAGCAAAACATTACCACCAA CATGTGGTTTACCTTCCTGAGCCAACATATGGAAATCATCCAAATCTGATATCTGCGGCAGGGTTAACTTTGAAGACTTACCGATATTATGACCCCAAAACACTTGTGCTAGACTTTCAAG GCCTTTTGGAAGATCTTGGGTCTGCCTTAACTGGAGCCATTGTGCTTTTCCACGCTTGTGGCCATAATCCTACTGGTGTTGATCCGACTTGTCAGCAGTGGGAACAGATCAGGCAGTTAGTGCGACAGAGAGGCCTATTGCCTTTTTTTGACTGTGCTTATCAG GGTCTGGTAAGTGGAAATCTTGATGATGACGCACAATCCATTCGCATGTTTGGTTGTGATGGCGGCGAATGCTTTGTGGCTCAATCATATTCAAAAAATATGGGACTCTATGGGGAGCGCATTGGTTCGCTTAGCATT GTTTGCAAAACAGCTGATGTGGCAAGGCGGGTTGAAAGCCAGCTCAAACTGATCATAAGACCCTTGTATTCAAACCCGCCCATTCATGGTGCAGCCATTGTTACTGCCATTCTGAAGGAtag GGATTTGTACCAAAAATGGACTAACGAATTGAAGGCGATGAGAGATCGACTGGTCCAAGTACGCCGCCAACTCTATGATTCTTTATGCAACAAAG GGACCCCAGGTGACTGGAGCCATATTATCAAGCAGGTGGGAATGTATAGTTTCACCGGATTGAACAAGGATCAAGTTGACTTTCTGACTAGAGAATACCATATCTACATGTCATCTGATGG GAGGATTAACATTGGAGGCCTAAGTTCAAAGGCAGTTCCATATTTTGCAGATGCAATACACGATGCAGTTATAAGCTCTCTTCCATCCAGTACTTTAGCCTAG
- the LOC105763851 gene encoding aspartate aminotransferase, cytoplasmic isoform X2 has translation MEHLKPMEPTRIHSNGDSLFQDITFAPDIPVYATTAAYNKDPCPNKLHLGIGVYRTEEGKCHTLNVVKQVEQALANDLSADKEYLPITGMPEFNKLSAKLMFGSGSPAIKESRVVTVQCVSGCLSLRVGAEFLAKHYHQHVVYLPEPTYGNHPNLISAAGLTLKTYRYYDPKTLVLDFQGLLEDLGSALTGAIVLFHACGHNPTGVDPTCQQWEQIRQLVRQRGLLPFFDCAYQGLVSGNLDDDAQSIRMFGCDGGECFVAQSYSKNMGLYGERIGSLSIVCKTADVARRVESQLKLIIRPLYSNPPIHGAAIVTAILKDRDLYQKWTNELKAMRDRLVQVRRQLYDSLCNKDPSQTSIAKEKMQDELFSIIQPKILVV, from the exons ATGGAGCATCTAAAGCCTATGGAGCCGACCAGAATCCACTCAAATGGCGATTCTCTGTTTCAGGACATTACCTTTGCTCCGGATATTCCAGTCTACGCG aCAACAGCTGCTTACAACAAGGACCCCTGCCCCAATAAGCTGCATTTGGGTATTGGTGTTTATCGAACAGAG GAGGGAAAATGCCATACATTAAATGTTGTTAAACAAGTGGAGCAGGCACTAGCTAATGATCT GTCTGCTGACAAGGAGTATCTTCCTATAACAGGAATGccggaatttaataaattaagtgctAAGCTAATGTTTGGCTCTGGCAG CCCTGCCATCAAGGAAAGTAGAGTGGTTACTGTCCAATGTGTTTCTGGTTGTCTATCACTGAGGGTTGGAGCTGAATTTTTAGCAAAACATTACCACCAA CATGTGGTTTACCTTCCTGAGCCAACATATGGAAATCATCCAAATCTGATATCTGCGGCAGGGTTAACTTTGAAGACTTACCGATATTATGACCCCAAAACACTTGTGCTAGACTTTCAAG GCCTTTTGGAAGATCTTGGGTCTGCCTTAACTGGAGCCATTGTGCTTTTCCACGCTTGTGGCCATAATCCTACTGGTGTTGATCCGACTTGTCAGCAGTGGGAACAGATCAGGCAGTTAGTGCGACAGAGAGGCCTATTGCCTTTTTTTGACTGTGCTTATCAG GGTCTGGTAAGTGGAAATCTTGATGATGACGCACAATCCATTCGCATGTTTGGTTGTGATGGCGGCGAATGCTTTGTGGCTCAATCATATTCAAAAAATATGGGACTCTATGGGGAGCGCATTGGTTCGCTTAGCATT GTTTGCAAAACAGCTGATGTGGCAAGGCGGGTTGAAAGCCAGCTCAAACTGATCATAAGACCCTTGTATTCAAACCCGCCCATTCATGGTGCAGCCATTGTTACTGCCATTCTGAAGGAtag GGATTTGTACCAAAAATGGACTAACGAATTGAAGGCGATGAGAGATCGACTGGTCCAAGTACGCCGCCAACTCTATGATTCTTTATGCAACAAAG ATCCATCTCAAACCTCCATTGCAAAAGAGAAAATGCAGGATGAGTTGTTTTCAATcattcaacccaaaattttgGTGGTTTGA